GTGAAAAAGAATTTAAAGATAAAGGCGGAATAAATTTAATAAGTGACGAACAACTTAGTTTGATAGCAGATGAGTGGAATAAAGACTTTGACTCATTAAATTCATGTATAAAATTAGCAAAGGAGTATGGGCGTATGCAAGAGTATGAAGATATACAAGATGTTAAAATCATTAATGAAGATATTTTGGATGAGTTGGAAAATGAAAACAAGGATATAATAAAATCTATTGTAAAAGAAGGAATATACATATCAAATCGCGGTCTTGTTACAAAAAAAGAACTTTTTGATGTTATTAAAAAAAATATTGATAACGCAACTATGAAGATAGGGGATGAAGATGGTTTTTTACAATAAAATTACAATTTCTAATCTTTTTGCATATAAAGAAAAACAGAGTATAAATTTCGATAAATACAATAATAAAAATTTATATCTTATTTATGGAAATAATGGCTATGGAAAAACTAGTTTTATTAGAGCTCTAAAAATTTTATTTTTAGGAACTGGCTTAAATGATGATAGTAAAATAGTTCCTGATAGTATTAAAAATTTCACTGGAACTATAACCTCAAGGCAACTTGTTTTAGGTGATAATAAAAATTGGCTTGGAATTTTAAATAAAAATGCCGTTGATGAAAATTTGAAAGATTATTTTGTAGAAATTAATCTTACTCAAAATGAAAAAAGTATACTTATCAGAAGAAGCTGGCAAGTTGAGCCATTAAAAGAAAATTTAGTTTATAAAGTAGATAATTTAGAATTTTATGATGATGAAGCACAGGAGAGAATAGACCAGATTTTACCATCAATGTTTGTTGAGTTTTTTATGTTTGATGGTGAAGAAATAGAGAAAATGGCTGAAAAAATTAGTTCTAGCTTAAAAGAAAAAATTCAAAATATATTAAACATAACGCCTATAAATCATCTAATCAGAGAAGCAAAAAAAGTAAGAAATGAGTATTTTGATAGAAGCATTAGCAACGAGGAAGAAAAAATAAATTCCACGCTTTAAAAAATGATTTAGAAATTCTATTAAAAAACCAAGAAATAAATGATTTGAGATTATCACAAGCAAAACTAAAGCTAAATGAATTAGATTCTGAAATTTTGCAAAAAAATGCTATTAGAGATAGTCATATAAAAACTAGTGGGAAAGAAGAAGCTAATCTTTTAAATGAAAAAGAAAATACACTTGACAATATAGAAAAGTCGAAAGAAAATTTAATTAAAATTTTGCCAGAGGTTTTATTTCTAGGGTTAGATGAGTTTTTTACAGATTTAAAGCTTTTCTTTGGAGAAATCTTAAGCAGTCAAAATATTACAGATATGAATAACCTTAATTTAATTAAAAACCCATTAAGTGAGAATTTAGCAGATAAACTATCTTTAAAATATAAAAATATCAACAAATATGAATTAAGAGATGAAATTTTAAAAATAATAAATGAAATAGCCGGTGAGAATTTGGATTTTGGTCCATTTAATGGGCTTTTAGATTCTCAAATTTTAAAAATTATAGATTATGGTAAACAGGATGCATTAAATTTATCAGATTTAATAGTTAATATAAAAAATGGTCTTTTAACTTTAGAAGAAGTAGATTTTAATCTTCAAGATATATTAACAGATAGTGATATTAAGGCAGAAATTCAAAAACTTGATGATGATATAGCTGTTCTTAATGCAAAGTATAGAGAGGCCGATATGGAGTATGATAAATTTAAAAATTTAGAGATAAAATATAAAGAAGATTTAGAAATAACTCAAATTGAAATCAAAAATTTAGAAAATTCAGTAGCCAAAAATTTACGTCTTGAAAAACAGGTTCAAATATCAGAAAATATTATAAAAGGACTAGAGGAATATAAAAATAGATCTATTTCAAAGCTTCTTATGGACTTAAAAGATAGAGTTTTAAGAAATTATAAAAAATTAATAGATGATGATAATGTTGAAAGTATTGATATAACTATTGATTTTGAATTAAGTTTAAAAGATAGAAATGGCAATAACATAGCTATTAAAAATCAGAGCGCAGGACAAAAACAAGTTACTGCTATTAGTATATTTTGGGCATTATCTGAATTAAGTGGTAGAGTTTTGCCTTTAGTTATTGATACTCCATTGAGTAGAATGGATAATATAAATACTAAAAATATTATTACAAACTACTACTTAAAAGCTTCAAATCAAGTTATTATACTTCCTCACTCAACTAAGGAATTTGGTTTAAATGAGTATAAAATTTCTAAAGAAAAAATAGCACAAAGCTTTAGAATAGATAATGACAACACTAGGAGACATGCTCAATTTGGCATAAAAAATATTGGTGAGATTTTAGGAGAAGAATATGGCGAGTAGAGTTTTTACAACAGGGCTGGAAGAAAATTTTATAAATACGATTATTAAAGGGCTTAAATTTAGCAAGGGGGAAATTCCTAAATATATAGTTCTTAGACTTGCTATATCAAAGTCTTTTAGATTAGATTACAAGCCACTAAATGATCCAATCTGGGCAGATAAAGTTTTAAAAGATACTGTTTTTGAAAAAGGGGGAGAGTATAATCTTATTCAAGTAACCGGCATTGGTAAAGATATAAAGGATTATGATATGCTTTTAAGGGTAATGTTTTCATATAGACACAAAAGTGAACACATTGATTTTACTGATGAGAGTATGTTTGTAAATGCATTAACTAAATATATTCATAGAGGACTTTTTGAAATACACAATACTTACAAAGCGTCTGATAACTTTTATCAATGGTTGGTAGATGATTTTGGGCTTTCAAATAGTAAATTCTTAAAAACAGAAAGCAAAAAAGACCTTTTAGAAAACTACCTTTTAAACAATAATATAGAGTATAAACTGCTCGATGTTATAAATTCAATAAGACATACCATTTACCATTTAAAACTTAATAGTGAAAAAGATTATCAAATATTAAACAAAAAAATTCAATACATGAAAGATTTATTTGGGTTATACGGAGAAGCTTCTATGCAAAGTATAACTGGAAAAAGTTTAGAATATTATATTCATTTACCAAAACAGGAGTGGGATAAATTTGACGAAAAGGATTTTACTAACGATATATACAAATATAATTTTGATTTTTATATGCCTGCCTATTTGGGTAGAAATTTAAATAATGAGCCATTTTATTTTGATTTATCAAAAGCTCCTCATCTTTTTATAGGTGGAACAACAGGAAGTGGAAAAACAAGCTTAATGGATGTTGTAATAAATTCTATTAATATGTTAAATAAAAATACAGAATTTATATTTATTGATCCAAAAGGAACAGAGTTTATAAAATATGAAAAACTATATAATTTAAGTGAAATTTCAAATCAAAAAATCATAACAGATATGAGTAGTGTAGATGAGATTTTAAGTGAGATTATTTTAGAAATGGAAAATAGAAATACACTTATGAAAAAAGAAGGTGTTAATAATAATAAAAAGCTAAAAACTCCTTTTAAAAGACTTGTTGTAGTTGTTGATGAGATGGCAGATTTGTTTGCAAATTTTAAAGATGTCCAAAAGAAATTTGAGATTTTAGCACAAAAATCAAGAAGTTCGGATATATTCTTAATCCTAGCTACACAAACGCCAAATTCAGATATATTCTCACAAACCTTAAGGGCAAACATACCATCACGCATAGGGCTTAAAACAACAACTTCTGGACAATCAAAAGTCATATTGGATGAAACTGGGGCTGAGAATTTATTAGGAAGTGGAGATTTATATGTAAAATTGCCACATTTAGGAGAGAAAGTAAGGATTATATCGCCATATTTAAATGACGAAGCAATATCAAAATTAATAATAACTTAAAAAAATAAATTTACACTTTTGTAATAAAATATTAAAATAAATTTTAATTTAAGGAAAAAGATATGAAATTTAGTGGTAAAAATGTTTTAGTTACAGGCGGTAGCCGTGGAATTGGTGCTGAAATTTGTAAAGTTTTAGCTAGTAAAGGATTAAAAGTTTGGATAAATTATAGATCAAAACCAGAAATTGCGGATGCACTTTGTGAAGAGATTAAGTCTAACGGCGGTAGCGGTGCGGTTGTGAAATTTGATGCAACAAATGAAGAAGATTTTATAAATGCTATAAAAACCATAATTGATTGTGATGGTGAGTTAAGTTACTTGGTAAATAACGCAGGAATTACAAATGATAAATTAGCAATTCGTATGAAACTTGATGATTTTACAAATGTTATAAATGCAAATTTAACTTCTGCTTTTATAGGAAGTAGGGAAGCTTTAAAAGTAATGAGTAAAAAACGCTTTGGCTCAGTTGTAAATATCGCTTCAATTGTTGGCGAAATGGGAAATGCTGGACAAGTTAATTACTCAGCTAGTAAAGGTGGAATGATAGCGATGAGCAAAAGCTTTGCAAAAGAAGGTGCTAGTAGAGGTGTTAGATTTAACTGCGTAACGCCTGGATTTATCGCTACTGATATGACAGAAGTTTTAAGCGATGAAGTTAAAGAGAGCTATATAAACGCTATTCCACTTAAAAAACTAGGTGAGCCAAGTGATATCGCAAATGCAGTTGCTTTTTTACTAAGTGATGGTGCTGGATATATCACAGGAGAAGTTTTAAAAGTAAATGGCGGATTATATATGTAAATTTGCTTTTTGGTAAAATTTCTAAATTTATGATATAATTTTGCTTTGTTTTAACTTAAACAAAAGCATAAATATTGTAAAATATTACACAATTTATTTAAGGAGTGCTGAAATGGCAGTATTTGAAAAAGTTAGAGATGTAGTTGTTGAGCAGTTAAGTGTTAGTCCAGATGCAGTTAAGCTAGACTCGAAGATTATTGAGGATTTAGGAGCTGATTCACTTGATGTCGTTGAGCTTATTATGGCTTTAGAAGAGGAATTTGATGTTGAAATTCCAGATAGCGATGCAGAAAAACTTATCAGTATAAATGATGTTGTAACATATATTGAGAATTTAGAAAAATAAGCCCAACTAAGGAGAAATTTTGAAAAGAGTTGTGGTAACAGGTTTAGGTATGATAAACGCCCTTGGGCTTTGTAAAGATAGCTCTTTTGAGGCCATTTGTGCGGGTAAAACAGGTGTTAAAAACATAGAGTCTTTTGACGCTAGTGAACTCTCTGTTAAGATAGCTGCTGAGATAGTTGGTTTTGACCCAGCAGAAGTTATCGAAGATGCTAAAGAGATAAAAAAGATGGATAGATTTATCCAGCTAGGGTTAAAGGCTGCTGATGAGGCGATGAAAGACGCAAATTTTAAGGAATTTGATCCTGATGATTTTGGTGTGAGTTCAGCTTCAGGTATCGGTGGACTTCCAAATATTGAAAAGAACTCCATAACTTGTTACACAAAAGGACCTAGAAGAATCTCTCCTTTTTTTATACCGTCATCATTAGTTAATATGCTAGGTGGTATAGTCTCTATCTATCACTCTTTAAAAGGCCCAAATTTATCAAGCGTTACAGCTTGTGCGGCTTCTACTCATGCAATTTGTGAAGCAGCTAAGACGATAATGATATCAGAAGCTAGCAAGATGCTAGTTGTTGGAGCTGAGAGTGCGATTTGTGAAATTGGTATAGGTGGTTTTGCTGCTATGAAGGCTCTTTCTGATAGAAATGATGACCCATCAACAGCTTCACGCCCTTTTGATAAGGGTAGGAATGGCTTCGTTATGGGCGAAGGTGCTGCTGCACTTGTTTTAGAAGAGTATGAAAGTGCAAAAGCAAGAGGAGCTAAGATATATGCTGAACTTGTAGGATTTGGAGAGAGTGGTGATGCTTATCATATAACTTCACCAACTCAAGATGGTCCTATTAGAGCGATGAAAAACGCACTTAAGATGGCAGGAAATCCAAAGATTGATTATATAAACGCTCATGGAACATCTACTCCTGTAAATGACAGGAATGAAACAGCTGCTTTAAAAGAGGTCTTTGGTAAAGATGTCCCTGCTGTTAGTTCAACAAAAGGTCAGATTGGTCACTGCTTAGGTGCTGCAGGAGCAAGCGAAGCTGTAATATCACTTATGGCAATGGATCGTGGTATTATACCACCAACTATAAATCAAATAGAGTCTGATGAGGAATGCGACTTAGACTATGTACCAAATATCGCCAGAAAAGCAGACTTGAATGTGGTGATGAGTAACTCATTTGGATTTGGCGGGACAAACGGTTCTGTTATATTTAAAAAGGTGGATTAAAAAATGGCAAGTTATTTGGATTTTGAAAAGGGAATTAAACAGATAGATGAAGAGATCACAAGTGCTAAGATAAAAGGTGATGATGATGCTGTTGAGACTTTGGAAAAAAACCTAGAAAAAGAGGTTGCTAGAACATATAAAAACCTTTCAGAGTACCAAAGACTTCAGCTTGCTAGACATCCAGATAGACCTTACTCGCTTGATTATATTAAAACTCTTTTAAGGGATTCTTACGAAATTCATGGTGATAGAGCTTTTAGCGACGATCAAGCAATAGTGTGCTATATAGGTTATATGGCTGATAAAAAAGTCGTTGTTATTGGTCAAGAAAAGGGTCGAGGAACTAAAAACAAGATAAAAAGAAATTTTGGTATGCCAAACCCAGAGGGGTATAGAAAAGCTTTAAGGGTTGCAAAATTAGCTGAAAAATTTGAACTTCCTATTCTGTTTTTAATAGATACTCCAGGTGCTTATCCTGGCATAGAAGCTGAAGAGCGTGGTCAAAGTGAAGCAATAGCTAGAAATTTATATGAGCTTTCAAAGATAAAAACGCCTATAGTATCTGTAGTTATTGGTGAAGGTGGAAGCGGTGGAGCTTTGGCTATTGGCGTTGGTGATAAGTTAGCAATGATGCAAAATTCTATCTTTTCTGTAATATCGCCTGAAGGTTGTGCTGCAATTTTGTGGAACGACCCAGCAAAAAGCGAACTTGCTACAAAAGCACTTAAAATAACAGCAAATGAGTTAAAAGAACATAAGTTGATTGATGATGTGATTGAAGAGCCTAAAATGGGAGCTCACAGAGATAAAGAAGGTGCTATAAAAAGGGTTGGTGAGTATTTTTTAGCTGAGCTAGATAAATTAGAAAAACTTAGTACCGAGGAGCTTTTGGATAAAAGAC
The sequence above is a segment of the Campylobacter corcagiensis genome. Coding sequences within it:
- the acpP gene encoding acyl carrier protein; amino-acid sequence: MAVFEKVRDVVVEQLSVSPDAVKLDSKIIEDLGADSLDVVELIMALEEEFDVEIPDSDAEKLISINDVVTYIENLEK
- the accA gene encoding acetyl-CoA carboxylase carboxyl transferase subunit alpha, with protein sequence MASYLDFEKGIKQIDEEITSAKIKGDDDAVETLEKNLEKEVARTYKNLSEYQRLQLARHPDRPYSLDYIKTLLRDSYEIHGDRAFSDDQAIVCYIGYMADKKVVVIGQEKGRGTKNKIKRNFGMPNPEGYRKALRVAKLAEKFELPILFLIDTPGAYPGIEAEERGQSEAIARNLYELSKIKTPIVSVVIGEGGSGGALAIGVGDKLAMMQNSIFSVISPEGCAAILWNDPAKSELATKALKITANELKEHKLIDDVIEEPKMGAHRDKEGAIKRVGEYFLAELDKLEKLSTEELLDKRLDKILSVGAFKEK
- a CDS encoding AAA family ATPase, whose translation is MVFYNKITISNLFAYKEKQSINFDKYNNKNLYLIYGNNGYGKTSFIRALKILFLGTGLNDDSKIVPDSIKNFTGTITSRQLVLGDNKNWLGILNKNAVDENLKDYFVEINLTQNEKSILIRRSWQVEPLKENLVYKVDNLEFYDDEAQERIDQILPSMFVEFFMFDGEEIEKMAEKISSSLKEKIQNILNITPINHLIREAKKVRNEYFDRSISNEEEKINSTL
- a CDS encoding beta-ketoacyl-ACP synthase II, whose protein sequence is MKRVVVTGLGMINALGLCKDSSFEAICAGKTGVKNIESFDASELSVKIAAEIVGFDPAEVIEDAKEIKKMDRFIQLGLKAADEAMKDANFKEFDPDDFGVSSASGIGGLPNIEKNSITCYTKGPRRISPFFIPSSLVNMLGGIVSIYHSLKGPNLSSVTACAASTHAICEAAKTIMISEASKMLVVGAESAICEIGIGGFAAMKALSDRNDDPSTASRPFDKGRNGFVMGEGAAALVLEEYESAKARGAKIYAELVGFGESGDAYHITSPTQDGPIRAMKNALKMAGNPKIDYINAHGTSTPVNDRNETAALKEVFGKDVPAVSSTKGQIGHCLGAAGASEAVISLMAMDRGIIPPTINQIESDEECDLDYVPNIARKADLNVVMSNSFGFGGTNGSVIFKKVD
- the fabG gene encoding 3-oxoacyl-ACP reductase FabG; its protein translation is MKFSGKNVLVTGGSRGIGAEICKVLASKGLKVWINYRSKPEIADALCEEIKSNGGSGAVVKFDATNEEDFINAIKTIIDCDGELSYLVNNAGITNDKLAIRMKLDDFTNVINANLTSAFIGSREALKVMSKKRFGSVVNIASIVGEMGNAGQVNYSASKGGMIAMSKSFAKEGASRGVRFNCVTPGFIATDMTEVLSDEVKESYINAIPLKKLGEPSDIANAVAFLLSDGAGYITGEVLKVNGGLYM
- a CDS encoding FtsK/SpoIIIE domain-containing protein, encoding MASRVFTTGLEENFINTIIKGLKFSKGEIPKYIVLRLAISKSFRLDYKPLNDPIWADKVLKDTVFEKGGEYNLIQVTGIGKDIKDYDMLLRVMFSYRHKSEHIDFTDESMFVNALTKYIHRGLFEIHNTYKASDNFYQWLVDDFGLSNSKFLKTESKKDLLENYLLNNNIEYKLLDVINSIRHTIYHLKLNSEKDYQILNKKIQYMKDLFGLYGEASMQSITGKSLEYYIHLPKQEWDKFDEKDFTNDIYKYNFDFYMPAYLGRNLNNEPFYFDLSKAPHLFIGGTTGSGKTSLMDVVINSINMLNKNTEFIFIDPKGTEFIKYEKLYNLSEISNQKIITDMSSVDEILSEIILEMENRNTLMKKEGVNNNKKLKTPFKRLVVVVDEMADLFANFKDVQKKFEILAQKSRSSDIFLILATQTPNSDIFSQTLRANIPSRIGLKTTTSGQSKVILDETGAENLLGSGDLYVKLPHLGEKVRIISPYLNDEAISKLIIT